The stretch of DNA GAGGAAAAATGCACACAAGTTTTTGTTTCATCTAACTTCAGCTCCTAATGTATGACATTCACAAATGGTTTCAGAAAGCAGTCAAATGAGATGGGTtgtcaaaacagcaaaaaagtattttaaaacaaaaggttttggagattttaaacatttttgttttgatttaaatcTACCCAGAATTGATGTTAGAGGATGGCAGTACTATAATCATTAAAAATGATGAATCTGTTCTAAAAGTAGATGACACTgaggaaataaacattttgctttaataTCCAGAACATCTATGCCAACTTTAACCAAGAACATGTAGTTTTTGTGCATTTCAAGTTTAAAAAGTCAGTGTTGCTCATAACCTTTGTGCTGGATTGGTATTCTGAAAAGAATTGAATAGGTGATGATGGCTCAGATGGGTATCTGAGCACGGTCTGTCCTGAACTAGCAGACCGTAGTAGGAAGGCTGGGGGTGTGCTGGTGCCCACTTTATTACCTCAGCTGCTAGCAGTGTTCTGGCACTACTTAAGCCTTATGGACAACTTGGACAAGGTTACAAAACCTTGTAACCTCTTTAGGAGCAGAGACTGAAAGGTTCTGTGAGTCTCTTATTTCTTAAATATGAGCCTGTAGTAGGATATTTTTAGCAGTAAGAGGTTGCTAAGCTAAGCTAGGCCTCATGTGGAATCCAGGGGAAGAGAAGGCAATCATCTGGGTGTGTTCTTTACACTGTCAATATATAACCATGCAAACTTGTCTTGTACCCACTTGGAAACAAATTACTTCCCCTGCAGTTGTAGATAATGAAACAATTTGCTTAGTCTGAAAGCTGCAAGGTTCTGTGCATTAAcagcctttttatttctttcagatttcatGTTTCAGGCTCTTGCAAGGAACTGCAAACGTACATTCATGCTATATCTGATGCTCGGTGTGTGTTTGACATGGCTGTAAGTAGGAGATAACTCGCCTGCATGTGCTTCAGTAGAGGATCTGTTCTATTCTAATCAGACTAACAAGCCAACCGCAGTGTTCCCAGAGTATATCCATGTAGGGAAAAACCTTCTAATAAGGCACTAAATGCTTCATCGTGAGGCATGTGGTAGAGGTAAAACAGACCTTACGATCTTCTTGTGGACAAAAGTTAATGAATGCTGTCCCACTGACAGAGTAGCCTAGCATGCCagtatttttacagtttttatagttttttacattttttcaggCACCACTGGAAAAAGAGTTcatatatttacataaaaaacaaagataCTTGCTAAGATGACCTACTTTCCAGAAAAGAATGAAGCTAAATGGCTGAAATAAACAACTGCTGTTACTCAGTATTcgttttcaaataaaatcatttCCTTGCTTTGGTAAAGGCTTCTTGAAATTCAAATCTCAAATACTGCAAATACACAAttggctttttaaaaagttatattaaaattttaacCATTTGTATCTCGTCATTTATCATGATAGAACTATTAACCTGGTGCACATGATTTCTGAGGTTGTTTGCCACGATGCCTATATGTTAAAGATGCCGTATTTTGGTGGTGGGAATCTGGATTTGCATGAAGAATGGATTTATTAGATGCTTCAGATGACTCACGTAAATGAGTCTTACATGTTCTACGTGTATTTCCCATATTGCGAAATTCAAAAATCACTTCTcaaagtatttttgtataaatgGGAAGCCTATAAACTAAATAGAGAAGAATCTAAATTAATCTCTTTACTCTTATTATTGCAGTTAGTGCATTACCTGTGACAGGTTACACACGGAGGGCAACAAAACAGAAGTTCTCACTGATCTTTGTGTGAATTCATTGTAGCAGACTTGTCACACAAGCAATGTCTGAAAGACTTGTATTATATAGATGAGTGAGTCCATAACTCTTGTCAAAATGCACCACCCTGATCCACAGATATTGTCTGAATATAACAAATACCACAAAATGGGAGTTGACGTTGCTGTGGGACTTCTACGTGAGGATTGTGCAACCAGCCTCTATTGACATCCTAGTCACTACTAGTACGGCTAGGTTTAATGGAACTGCACTATTTTTTactaaaaaattataaaaatttttataaaattataaaacttGTTCGCCAGACTATACTTTGCTAAATATGCTCAAAATATAACCTGATAAAAAATATCCACAgtaaaaagcattattttacaGTTACGGTTGTCTCTGTATTTATGTTCTGTTCTGCCTATGTATTTTAGGAAGAATTTGGCTTTAAGATGAACATGTTGGATATTGGTGGAGGCTTCACAGGTTCAGAACTTCAGCTTGAAGAGGTATGCAAATTACTGAAAGTTCAAACTCTTATTTTGATTTAAGTTTAAGTGTTTCACCTTCAAACAGCAACTAACGTTGATAGCTGAAGCTTACTCTAAATTCCATACTAAACTGTAAGCCATAAGATCCAAATAATTGGTTTTACATTCTTTATTCTGGGTAGTATAATCAGTCCTTTTAAATCGCGTCTGTATCGGGTAAACCCTGATTTCCATAGTTCAATCTGTGACATAACTTCTGCTGCGGTGAAttagccacaaaaaaaaaaaaagttactggcCCATATATTGTATGTTTAACTGATTGCTCTTGCATGGTTTGGGCAAAGACTGCTTAGCATGCTTTGGATCGTAAACTGTATTGCTATTGCACAAAAGCTTCAGGCACTTTGCTTTAGAATTGAAGACTgatggttttgcttttaaatgaaacttttaACGTGGATTTGGCAGAAATTGGATCTTAATTCTTAATCTTAAATAATCAAAAATATGGCTTAAGATTCGAGCATCAGCATTAAAACAGTCATTCTGTTTCTAATGCAAAAACATTCAGAACCAGTCACACGAAGGCATGTGTGCTGTTCTTCTGGCTTTGTATGTAACTTCACGTTATCTGTTGTCTTTAGTGAACCTCAGCATGAGCTTTGGTTGGGAGGAGGGACTGTATGATACTCAGGCTCATGGTGTTCAATTGTCAGTTTTCAGCAGAATGACCTatatttaaacactttttttgtaaattttgcACTTCTGGGTAAGGGTACTTGTCATGATAGAGGAATAGAGTAAGCTTTTTGTCATGCTTTCTAGAACTGTACGCTGCTGTCTTcagagggtgtgtgtgtgtgtgatatacatgtatagccTGAGTTACATGTGTCCTATTTGTGATTTCAACTTCCTAGGTTAATCATGTCATCAGGCCACTGCTGGATGCCTACTTTCCTAAGGAATCTGGTGTTGATGTGATCGCAGAGCCTGGATGTTATTATGTTTCATCTGCATTTACACTAGCAGTTAACATCATTGCAAAGAAAACTGTTGAGTATGACAAACTTCTTCCTTCTGGAAGTAAGCAATGTGTTTATCTTTAGTGTGCTCTGAATCGGTAGAGACAACTGCTCACTACTTTTAGCCAGGATGGACTAGTTTGTTCTGGCATGTATTTAATATATACCTTTTGCTGCATTGTAAACCACCTTTTCGGTTCTGACCATATATTATAAatgtaacaaagaaaatgaaatgcagaggTTTGGCATTTCTGGTGTATTTATTAGGTTTGACTTGTCAGTGCTTAAACCTAGATTAGGTGCTTTACATCAGGTGTATTGGAAGGGTCTGTATTAGACTAACATGGAAAAGTACAAAACCAAGCTGATTTGTTGTCTGCTAAAGCAGGCCTTATATTATTTAGTGATTGTTActgaaaatacttattttgcTAAGCCTCACATTTAATATTCCAACTGAATTGTTAATCTTGTTTTGTACTGATTACTCTGCCCATAATCCTTCCATTCTGATACATGGACTCCTTTTTCAGGGGAAAACAGTTGACTTTAGTTTTTCTGCAACCTAACTTATGactgaaaaaatacatgcaagataactactttttttttttttttttttttttttttacttcttccaGTGGAGCAAGCCAGGAATGATGATGAACCAGTATTTACATATTACATAAATGATGGTGTTTATGGTTCTTTTGCGAGTAAATTGTCTGAGAAACTGAATACTAACCCAGGGGTTCACAAGGTGAGTCCTTCTGTATTCTTCAGAGAGAGGCCTTAttcttacaattttatttttataacatatatttaatacatatatacaacatatatttttttaaatcatgtgtGTAGTTATTTGTAAAGTTATCCTTTTGTATACTTGAACATTTTCTTACTGAATAACTAAAGCCAGAATTACTGGTACATTTCTGTATAGAAATACAAGGAAGATGAGCCTCTGTTCGCAAGCAGCCTTTGGGGTCCATCCTGTGATGAGCTTGATCAAATTGTGGAAAACTGTCTTCTTCCTGAGCTGAGCGTTGGAGATTGGCTGATCTTTGATAACATGGGTTCTGGTACCTTAGGTGAACAGTCTACCTTTAACGACTATCAGAGGCCACTGATTTACTACATGATGTCTTTCAGTGACTGGTAAGAAAATTCTTGATAGCTGCAAGATTTCACTTGTTTCAGGAGCACATGCACGCAGCCAGATATAAACTATTTTTATGATGGCAAATACAGGAAGATGCAACTGAGCAGAAGAGCGTGCCTTTTTCGTGTGGTGtggttcttttttaattattgtgtCTGACTTTTGCTAAGAGTAAACTGAGAGCTGTAATAACATGCCTACTTTGCTTTAGGGTTGACAAAGGAGAGCATAACGTGAACTGTTGTGAGTTTATTGGTAGCTGCTCCTGAGTCATGTTCAACATCAACTGTTGAGGTTCCCCTAATCCAACTGGGAAATTTTACACTTAGAAGACTTTGCATTTGCAAACAGTTAGGAAAAATGACGAAATTCCTAATACAATTCCTAATTGTAACTTGCATACGGTATTGGCATTGCAGGTTGTAGACAGGAAGGGTCCTAGCACAGTTGTATGGACAGTAAGAATTGGGCCATGTTCCAGTGCCTATGGAGCCAGGTCCCTGCACACCTGTCAGTGGATCACGGCCCTTCTGTGTCTGCCATGAACGTGCGTAGTCAGTTCTCCCCTCTGCTGAGGCTGAGGTCAACATATCCAGGGGCAGTAGACTTCAAATGCTATTTCCAAGGCTGgtttctgaaattaaattgtACACAAGCTCCTTGTTACAACTCATACTTTTCTTGCTGCAGGGATGAGATGCAAGATGCTGGAATTACTTCAGACACATTGATGAAGAACTTCTTCTTTGTGCCTTCTTGCATTCAGCTGAGCCCAGAAGACCGCTTTTCCACTTCAGCTTAAACAGGCATTAACGCTTCATTTAGACCTGCAGTTGCAAGTCTGTAGTTTGTCTGGTCAACATTCCAGTGTGGAAGAAATGGAACAATCTTGAATTTCAATTCATTCTCTTCAAAACTTGAAAAAAGTAGTAATAGCTAATGGGGACCAGGCAAAACAAGCTACAGCTACAATTCActggggggtgggagggttAGATAATGGCATCCAAATTTAAACTTAAGTTTGTGCAACCCCTGAGCGTTTAAATATGCAACAAAATGGATGACTTAGTGGAGATGGAAACCCATCACTTGGGTTCTTCAACAGTTTACATACAAGTACACAGTTTTTATACTAAGGATTCCTGTTAGAAAAGTCTTGTAAAGTTATTGTCTTTCGCCCAGATATATCAAATGTCAGTGGGAGACCAGTGTGATTTCATTAGATGTTTAGTGTATTTAGAATGTGTAAATTTGTGCTTTGAACTGTAGtttaataaatgtaaaattgcaTCATAGTATTTGTTGTATTTGACCCTTGATGTATCCCTTGTATGATTGCAATAAAACTTTGTGtagattttactgtttttcaggCTAACTTTGGGAGGGGCTAGGCAGAAGATACAGCTATAAAATAGATAGATCTGTACAGGACTGAGGAGCCTTCTTCTCTTTAGCCCATTCTTTCAGCTTTGCGTTAAGCAGTAAGTAATTTCAGCTTGATAAATCTGTACAAAGTGAAAGTCGTAAGTTCCTGGAAGGCTAAAATGCAAGTTGTGGTGTTTAGTTCTATAGTATGGCCCTAGCTGCTGTTCTAACACCACATAGCAAACCTGCAATAGATGATAAGTGTACAAAGATGAGGTGGTCTTGTAGCTAGCATGCATGTAGTGCCCCTAAGGCAGCATGGGTTAGTACAGCtttacaagcttttttttttatggtgttCAGTGAGTAGTACAACTTCCAAATTCAGCTCATTCTGTATAGTGTGAACTCTTACTAGAAGGGCTGTGCACTGGACTTTCTTTAAATAAACCCACAAAGTGAAGGTAATGCATACTAACAGAAGTATGTATGTCATCCGTATCGAGTAATTTGAACTGCTGAAACCATTCAGGGGCTTTCTTTGTTACTGGAgcctctggattttttttctgggtccTTTTCTGATTTTCGTACTTtttcacttcttaaattcatcTCGTGTGAGAATTGGATGGAGGGGTGTCAGGGTTTTGGAATGGTGTGTTAAATTCTGAATCCTCTACTCAAAGGCGGGGGGGTTTAAACCTTTAGTCAGAAACAAAATTTCTACCTTTTGGTTGCAAGTATATTTTAAGTGAGTGCCAGCTGGTAGGAAATCTTAACCTTTCATTCTGTAAGGTGCAAAGATTTTGTAAAacttgatgactttttttttaattgaaagtggggggaaaaaaagaacttgCTACAGAGCAAACATGTCAGATTGGACTCAACTTGTCAGAACAGTTCTACCAGCTAGCTTAAAAGTACAAAATGACTTCTGTTTTGACAATGGTCTAGTAATGATAGTCAGAAgcctgtgttctttttttttttatcatttttttttttgaaacctgAATTACCATCCATCCTTAAATTTCAAGAAATCAACATGCACCCAGTTCTGTCTACTAGTTAAAACCTTTCCttaggcaaaacagactttaCAGTTTTTGACTGTAACATACAAGCTGTAGTTGTCTAAGGTAACTTAACAGAATTCTGTTATGcagttttaaggaaaacttttaACTTTCAGGTCAGTTGAAGTTACATGATACAGTGTGACCACAGCAGAAATATTCACTGTGCTAGAAAGCTTGCCATTCAAAACAATCTGGAGTCTGCACACTGCATGTATTTCAACTCAATTTGCTAAGTGTTGCTATTTGTTTATATTGTTGTTGCCACTCAGCATTTTACGGACAATATAAAAGTGGAACGATTTCTCTATAGTACATGGAGTTAATGTAGCTTTGTCCTGCTCAATACACGTCTGCAACTCCACTGGGTGACTGAGGACACTGCTCTTGCTGACCTGCTGCGACAGCTAGCGATGGTAGTTGGCCTTTCACTGATCATTTTGTCCAGTCCACTCATCTCATATGAAATGTATCCCACCTCTTTGAAGTACTGGCATACACACTTTCAGTCTGCACGCCAGTTCCCAGGGAAGATGCAGGGCCACAACTTGAGACAACAGTAGGCTACAAACAGCTTTAAGCTATGCCAGCTTCACATGTACTGAGCAGCTGCACAAGTAATTGGCCTTCATTGGCTCAAAAATTAAAGGTAGTGTTGTGGATCCATCACTGGATGTGTCCCCACTTCAGGTATATTCTCCTGTGCCCTGAATTGCTGCTTTCCAGGGGGCCAGTAGAGTAATCCTAATGTGTTTTAGGAGGCCGTatgcagaatttaaaaaaatccataacTAAATAGAAGCAGTTGCTTCAGAAGATAGTGAAAAAACAGTGTTGTAGCTCTAATTACCTCTACAAAACACCTCCAGTCCTTGCAGCTGAGTAAGTGATGTTCTGGAGTGTAATGCCTGACCTTGCTCATcagctgaacttttttttttttaatttcttttaaggGAGTCCCACCCTCAGCCAAAGCGTGGCCCACGGCCCACATGGTTGGTCTCAGTCTCGCTCCTGCAGTGGCGTGGCTGGCTGTGCTACCGAGGGCTCAGCCCCATCTGAAAGGGGAATGAAGGGGATCCAGCAGCACGTGGGAGGCAGCAGTGCCCAGTGTGGGGCCAGGGCAGcctgacagtgagaagaaagTGGTTATGTGCTGAGGGTGGCCTGTCCTCGCTAGCCTAACCAGCAGAGGGATGTTGGACAATTACATGTTTATTCTTCCCTTGCTAGAAGCAGTGTGCTGACTTCTAGCTTCTTGGTTGCTATCTGGACTCTTATTTCCCACTTTCCCTTTATAAAAATCGAATGTTTCATGTGAGTAGTGGTGTATAATTCAGTCCTGTAATTTACTGATGCTTTAATGGTGTGAGAGTCCCGCACCTGAAGTGCTTTCCCAGAGGGCAGGGGAAAAGCAGAACCTGGGACTGGGAATGCCGAGGGAGGGCAGGCTGAGGATGCAGCTGCTGGGTGCAGTTTGTGCTTCCCAATCCTGATTTCCCTCGGAGAAGGatggctgtgtgtgtgtctgtgctggGGGTGATGAGTGCCCTGTTGTCGAGGTCTGCCCCCGAAGCATCCCAGGCTGTCTTTTGCTTTGTGTCTTAATCCCGTGGCAGCCGCACAGCCTTTAATCTGCATTAGGTGCATTAATAGGATTACCCGCACAGCTACGGAGGACAGAGCTAATTGTGCTCATCAGCGAATCAGGGGGAAGAGAAGCTCTCAGTGGCACAagcctcgctgctgctgctgctcctggtcCCTTGGCCATGAGCACAGCGGTGTGGGTGGGTTGTCCCCTGAGGGCTGTGCACTGCCAGCCCTGTCAGCACCCTTAAATGTAACGCTCACAGTAAACACGATGCTCATGGCCAACGGGACTCGGTGAGTACAATTGTTGGATCCTGAGGGTGTGTTTTGCTCAATCCCGTGCTGTCTGAACAGCGTGACCCTTCCTTGTGCTGCTGGGAAAACCTCAAATATTTGTCACGAGCTCGCTGAGCTGCTCGCTGAAATGCCTGCGGGGACAgggcaggggagctgctgctgcagcgctcAGCAGGACCATAAAAACAGGGGGTTTTAACGTACGCTGGTGTTGCTGGGCCCACTTTGTGTGAATCCAGGTGGCGAAGGGGTGTGCAGAGACCGCTCTCTTCTGCCTCCAAAGCCGTGCCGAGCTGCTCTGGCCTGGATTCAAGGCTGCTGCTATCAGCGGGGCGCGACCTGCGGCGTGGGCGCAGCTCTGCTCGCGGCGCCGTGCAGCACTCAGCCACTCATCTGCTCATCCCTGCGGGGCCGGGAACAGCACCTGACGCCCGCCCACGCTgcgggctgcagctgctggcagcagccaggcatCGCCTCCCGGCCCTGCCGAGCTGGGAGCCGAAATTTTCTGCCTGGGAGGCGAGAGCAGAACAGATTTTGCTGCTCTCTCCGGGTGTGGATGCTCCCCGCGCTCCAACCCAAGCTGGGGAGAGGTGTTCGGGTTGGCCTCAGCCGTGTGTTCCTATATCATCAGGCTTTTCTTTGaacattcaatttatttttattttttcctctacagtGACTACTTTAAATTCCCCAATGATGTGTCATTGTCAAGCTTCTGCATTTTCTCTCAGAAGGCATCATCTCCACATTAAGTATAtggttaatttttttaaagaaattgaaatATTCAGCCTCTGCATGGGGAGCTGCCAGGAAGCTCCAGGAGAAGCGTTGGGCTTGTGCTGGCCTCCCCTTGGGGAGGTGGCTCCGCAGCAGAAGGGGCTGAGAGCTCAGAGAGCAGCGTGCAGgatttcactctttttttttggttgcacCCAATACCTGTCTGTATGTGCAGATGCCGCAGCTGGCGGGGCCATAGGGCACTTTCCTGATGTATATTGGAGGTCTGATATGTAACTGCACTGCTGAGAGGTTTCAGGTGAGAAAACCTTTCCAGGACATTTAATCTGTATAAATAATCGCAATAACAAAGGGCCTTTATAAATTTATGCTTAGCGCTGACGACCTCCTTGCTGCCCTCCTCAGCACAAAATTTGCATAGACTGTGACTTGAGAGCTTCCTCACTAAACTGAACAGTAAATGGGTAAGATAAAAGGACATACCTGGAggaacaaatacaaaaagaaatcccCTTAAACACGTTTTAATTCGTATTTTATGGCAGCAAAAGGAATTCTTAGAAATGATTCCAAAAGGGGAAAGTTCTTGCCCTGATGTACTAAAAGAATTACAGCTGAGATTTTCAGATCTGCCTAAGGGATTCAAGTGTCCAAGTAAAACACACAAAGCGAGCATCCAAATCCATGCTGTGTCCCTGAAAACCTTCCTACCCGTGTGCACAAGTACCTGGATTTGTACGGGCTTCAGCAAAAGTGACTTCTCTTCAAGGGATTCCGACTTCATACACCGAAATGAACCCCAGCTACCCACGGTGTTTGAAAGGCCGCTCGGTTTGTCTATCAGACAACCCAGTCGATACTGATTGTTTATCTAACAAGAGTAAATTTGACCCAGAGGTTTCTAAAGCCTCCCGCTCCCCAGCACACGGTGCCAGTAGGATTATTTAAGGGCATCGAGCCAGAGCTGCCACGCAGCGCTGCAGGAACCAAACAGCCCCGTGTGGAGGTGGGTTGGGGCTGAGCAGCTCCGGTGCTATGAATGGGCACCCGCGGGGTGAACCGAGGGGTTCATAAAGCTTCCTTCAGCGTGGTTTCTTCAGATTAACAGATACTTTTCAGGCAGGGGCTTATTTTACAGGTATGTACGGCAGcttctcagctttgccttccatCGTTCTGTTAGCCAGGACGATACCATACCACGGATTTCACTGTGACTACGAGCATTCACAAGGCCTCTCATCGCTCCTGTATGAAATCCAAGCCTTTAACTCGCTGCAGGTGAGGAAACAGACCCAAAGTGCAGCATCAAACTGGTAAAACGTGACAATGCAGCTCAAAGGGGGGCAGAAAACACTGGGGTGAGGTAGAGAGGGGACCTCGCACCAGCTTGAGGGATTCCCAAGTGTTCTCCAGGAGACAGAAGAGCAGACAGAGCTTTCTGGAGAATTATCACAGATGTGACCTGCTCCAGAGAGCTGTACGGTACAGCCTATAGCCGTAGGCATCTTTTGGTCTCCTGAGGTTGCTTTGAATTCGAGGTTAATGTCAAAGCTTCCTGAGGATGAAAGAAGCCAAAGGACTTCCACCTGTGCTACTTCTGTCTGTATTCGTGTCCCAGCACCGGTGTCAACCCACACTGATCATGAGCAGAACCCATGAGGAGGGCACCCACCGCTTGTGCGTCCAGGTACATGTAATGGATATAAGAAAACATAAGCGGAACAAAAATGTGGCAAATGTGTCCATGAAAGGCTTTGTCAAATAAGGGGGGTCACAGGAACCCCAGGCTCTTgtttgctgctttctgtgccACCCACGCTCCCACTGATGCAGGAAATGTCCATTTTTTGGGAGGGATCTGAAGCTGGTTCCTGGTAAGCACGTGATCCCAACCACTCAGAGTGGGATGATGCTGTTTTCCGACTGATGATTAAAACTGTTCCAGCTGCAAAACAAACACGCACATGCACATAAACATTGCAACATCAGTGTTTCTTTTACAATGACTGGTGCcatcaaataaacaaacacgGCCTTCAGGAGCGGCTCCTGAACCCAGCAGCCGGACACATGATTTCTCCTGGTAGGGATCTATCTTTCACGTGCTGTCTTTCAGTCCCTGCTCCAAATAATTCGCCACTCTGGGAATCAACAGCTGCAGAATCACGCCCTCTTTCTGTCTGCCAGATATCAGCGTTTTCTGTCCCTAAACAAAGTGAGATGAAAGAGCAATTTGCAAGAATGCCTTTGTGCTGCCAGTACTGCGGAACCCACAGCcgcttttcagcagcagcacccatgACGAGGCTTAACGGGCTGCTGGAAGGGACCGTGTCAGCCAGCCTTCAGCCAGTCATAGTGGTGTGAAAGCACAGCTCACCTACAAAACCCACACCAAGTTGCCTCATTGACTGGAAAATACTtggaaaatgttgaaaatgaaaaaaaaataatcatcaaaCTAAGTATTTTTGAGAGTAGTGAGAAATGAGTGCCAAGTCTCTCCCAGAATGGACCTAGGTTTAAGCAagtcttctttatttttattttttaaacaagctACAGTTGTGAATCAGCTCTAAAAACTGCTTGGTCACAAAGCCTGTGACCCCAGTCTTCCAGCTGTACCCTGAAAAGTAACCCCAGTAactctctgcctctgctgcccCTGACAGACAGTGGCAGTCGGCTGCTGCCCCATGGAATAAACTGAGCGAGGCCTCCTGCCCGGGCTGCGCTGCCCTCCCACGCCAGCACGCTCCCCAGCGCCCGCCGTGCTCCTCGGCCGCTGTTTTGCAAGAGCTGCGTGCAGAGACATCTGCTGCCCTCCAGGCACTGACCTCGCCCACGGGCCCTTCTTCCTCTTGCAGAGAGGAGACCTTGGACTTTCAGCTGGTTGAGGGGTCCAGAGATGTGAGGggtggctgaggtcccttggtttgctgagccccgagcagagcaggctgaggggaggcctcatggcggcctgcagctccctcacgaggggagcggaggggcaggcgctgagctctgctctctggggacagcgacaggacccaagggaacggcatggagctgggacaggggagggtcaggctgggggttagggaaagggtctgcacccagagggtgtcgggcactgggacaggctccccagggcagtggtcacggcactgagcctgctggaggtCAAGGCACGTCGCAGTAAGTTTGGCCACTTATTGGACCCTCCTGCACAGACAGGAGAACTGCCACTGCCCTTTGGAGGCTGGGAATCACCACGGATGCCATCACTTGGTGGGACCGAGGTGCAGCGTGCCTCCAAGGACGAGCTGCAGGGCAGAGGAGCTGAGCCAAGGGTTGCCTCATGACAACCGTGAGCTGTAAGACCGAAGTGCACGTCTCCAACGGCAAGACGCAGGGCCGAGGCACATCCCCCTGGGGCGAGCTTCAGATACTGGATGATAATAAAATGataatgaatgaaaaatgataataataaaaaaaatattgctcaaTTCTTGCCATGCTGCCAAGAGACTATCTGGGCCACCCGAGCAGCAAAGCCACGACTCCGGTGACGTCTGTGTAAATGAGGCAGAAGGCCTTGATCTCCTCGGGCCCCGAAAGGGTGCCCTTAGTTCCTGTGAcgtcttaaggaaaaaaaaaaatcaattactAATTGCGGGATGATTGCCTAGCAGCATgccagtgctgtgttttgtgctgTGATGCCAAGGGTGTGGTATGTGACCAGAGGCATTTGGCAAGAGATAGCTCTGGGATAGGAGAG from Anas platyrhynchos isolate ZD024472 breed Pekin duck chromosome 2, IASCAAS_PekinDuck_T2T, whole genome shotgun sequence encodes:
- the AZIN1 gene encoding antizyme inhibitor 1 isoform X3 codes for the protein MNMKFGTTLKNCRHLMECAKELGVQIVGVKFHVSGSCKELQTYIHAISDARCVFDMAEEFGFKMNMLDIGGGFTGSELQLEEVNHVIRPLLDAYFPKESGVDVIAEPGCYYVSSAFTLAVNIIAKKTVEYDKLLPSGMEQARNDDEPVFTYYINDGVYGSFASKLSEKLNTNPGVHKKYKEDEPLFASSLWGPSCDELDQIVENCLLPELSVGDWLIFDNMGSGTLGEQSTFNDYQRPLIYYMMSFSDWDEMQDAGITSDTLMKNFFFVPSCIQLSPEDRFSTSA
- the AZIN1 gene encoding antizyme inhibitor 1 isoform X1 codes for the protein MKGFLEDANYSIGLLDEGATLADVIDNCIYEHTHTGKRAFYVGDLGKLVKKNIQWQNVMAPIKPFYPVRCNSTPGVLEILGTLGIGFACSSKSEMALVQGLGISPENIIYTNPCKQASQIKYAAKAGINIMTCDSDIELKKIARNHPNAKLLLHIATEDITADEEMNMKFGTTLKNCRHLMECAKELGVQIVGVKFHVSGSCKELQTYIHAISDARCVFDMAEEFGFKMNMLDIGGGFTGSELQLEEVNHVIRPLLDAYFPKESGVDVIAEPGCYYVSSAFTLAVNIIAKKTVEYDKLLPSGMEQARNDDEPVFTYYINDGVYGSFASKLSEKLNTNPGVHKKYKEDEPLFASSLWGPSCDELDQIVENCLLPELSVGDWLIFDNMGSGTLGEQSTFNDYQRPLIYYMMSFSDWDEMQDAGITSDTLMKNFFFVPSCIQLSPEDRFSTSA
- the AZIN1 gene encoding antizyme inhibitor 1 isoform X2, coding for MAPIKPFYPVRCNSTPGVLEILGTLGIGFACSSKSEMALVQGLGISPENIIYTNPCKQASQIKYAAKAGINIMTCDSDIELKKIARNHPNAKLLLHIATEDITADEEMNMKFGTTLKNCRHLMECAKELGVQIVGVKFHVSGSCKELQTYIHAISDARCVFDMAEEFGFKMNMLDIGGGFTGSELQLEEVNHVIRPLLDAYFPKESGVDVIAEPGCYYVSSAFTLAVNIIAKKTVEYDKLLPSGMEQARNDDEPVFTYYINDGVYGSFASKLSEKLNTNPGVHKKYKEDEPLFASSLWGPSCDELDQIVENCLLPELSVGDWLIFDNMGSGTLGEQSTFNDYQRPLIYYMMSFSDWDEMQDAGITSDTLMKNFFFVPSCIQLSPEDRFSTSA